The Vagococcus carniphilus genomic sequence ACTTCATAAGTACTCACAACCCATTTATCATTAACCTCAATTAATTGCAGATTAACCTTTATTTCTTTTACCTCTCCTTTACTTTTTACCTCTATGAGATAATCTAATTTATATGTATTTTCATTTTTAGTTAGAGTTTTTAAGCTTACTAATTCAATGGTTTGTTCTTCTTTTGTTTCGTTATCATTAATGATTTTTTCATACAAATCTTTCGTTGTATATTCCTTTAGTAAAGGCTTATCCTCTTCCTTATTTGTAAAATAAAAAGACACAAAAGCATTCGCACTTATTTGTACTACTTGCTCTTGTGTAATTTTCTCATGTTGATATTCTTGTACCGTACTACTCATAGTTATTTCTGCTGAATCATTTGAATTGTCTGTCTGAGTTGTCTCTATTGCTGCTTGATTATTTCCTACGTCTTGCCCACGCTTAATAGCTGCACGTTGAGCGACAAGCAAAGACAAGATTAACAAAATCATCAACACGTAAAGAATTTTTTGATTTTTCATTATTAAGCCCCTCCATCATATCTAGCGATTTCTTCCTCTGTAAATTGGAATGATAAATGCAGATTTTCTTGACCTAAAATAGATAATATTCCCTCTGAACCAGTATCCTTATGTGTCCTAAAATATGGCATCATTTCAAGTTCTTCTTCTGTATAAGTCTTTCCAAAGATTTTCTGAATATAAGAAAGAGACGTGTCTGATTGCTTTAATAAAATCTTATATTGAGATAAACCAACTAACTCTTTCAGAGTGTCACCACTTCTAGCAATTGATTGATCAGATACGTTTGACACATTAGGAAACATACGCTCAACAAATTGTGTTGCGTTAATAATTCCCATAAAAAATTTACGGCCTTCAGACATATATTTCGCTACTGCTTTAACTGCTTTTGGCTTATCAATATTGAGCGTGTTGTGACATTCATCAATGATAACGACTGACCTTCTAATATCAAACCAATGCTTTAAATTATTGTCATTTGCATATTTTTCTCTTTGACCATTCGCCATTAAGTCACTATTAATTAACGTTAAACCACTAAAGAACTGAACATCAAAAACGTTGTCATCCATGTCAATTAAATTCTCTAAATCAAAAAATACTAGCTGCTCTTCTGCAGTATTTCTCAAACTAGAATGTTGGTTAAAAATAGTTGGATACGTTGTCACCATGTGATTCAAACTACTGTAAATACGATTATAAATATTTAAGTAAAATTCATCTTTTTCCTTATTTCGTAAAGTATAAACATACTCTAGTAGCTCTTCCAACAATGGATATTCTTCAGGTTCTAAGTTAGTAATATCTACATTATCATTTTTCCACAAGCCTTTTTCTACGTAAAAATCATGACAAACAACACTGAATGTTTCCAACATATCATCACTTGAATCTGGCTTATATAAACTTAGCTTCACATTAAGTAAAGACAAATGTCTAGCAAAAGATTGCTCGACGTCTACGACTTCTCGGCCATCAACTTCCTTAGTAACTGACGGATAAACTTGTAAGATATTAATACTTCCATTTGTTCCATCAAGTGATAGTTTTATGCCATTTCGTTTAACTAATAGCTTATCGAATTCTTTGTTAACGGCAAAGCCACGAATTAAATTTCCTTTGTACCAGTTATCTTCTAAAATGGCTTTTAAAATAGTTGATTTACCACTTCCCATAGTTCCTGCTAAAAACATATTGTAGCTCATTCTGATTGAATCTTTGTGCCACATATCAAAGTATGTAAGACCACCCGAGCGAGTAACTCCAAAATATCTACCACAAGGATCACATAAAGAAGTTTGGTTAAAACCTACACCTATTCCTAATAATTCAGACGGAAATTCTAGTCCTTTCCGTTGCGATTTAAAGCTTGTTTGATACTGATAGGGAAGAAACATAGCTAAATATTCATCTTTCTGCTCATTGAGTCCTACACGGCCTGTAAATCCTTTTAATTCTAATTTTTTAGATATAAGTTGAACTTTTTCCTCTAATTCAATTTGAGTAGTGGCTGATACATAAAGACGAATAAACACATTCTTTACTTGTTCCCCATTTCTTAAAATATCCATGTGTAAATTTCTAAGTAAATCAATTTCAGTATCAATGTCGTCTTTTTCAGCTTGACTAGAAGCTCGTCTACGATTAACAAGCAATTCCTCAATAGAATTACTTGTAACCGTGCCATAATCATTTCCCTCATCTACACCGTAATCAAAAATCGTAATGGTATCCTCAATGCTTGATAAATCATTAATCCAAAAATTGGCAAATCTAGTAGGCTTTGAAACAAGTTGAATACAAGCACTGTATTTGTCGCCATGACGATTAAAAGCTTCATTTTTAAATGAGATACCACCAATCGGTTGAGTGGCTTTAACAAAACTTAAATCTCTATCCTCTTCCTCTGCTAACTCATAAGAAGAGGGTAACGACTCTCTCGTATTATTCATTAGATTTAAAATCTTAATAGAAGTCGTTAATGAGACTTGTTCAAAGCTAAAAACATTCTGAGTAAGTCTTGTAATGAGTTCAATGTTGTCCTCTAGTTCTTGTTCAGTCTCCCCAAATATCATTGGATAGCTAGACATTTTCGAATAATTTTTTTCAATTCTTTGTAACTTATCAAGTTCAAACTGTAAAGCATCTAAATGCCCTTCGTTATTACTTTCCTGTATTTTATAACTAAAATAATCTTGTTGTAACTTGTTTTCCTCAGGAAACTTCATATAAACTTCTTTATAACAATGAAGATAGTTTCGGTGTAAATTCCAATAGTTTTGAGATACCTTATCATATTCTGAATCACTTAAATAAAAGAGATCATATTTTTTTGTTTCAAAGATACATAAATAAAGGTAAGCTTTTTGATATTTAATTTTGATATAACCTTTATCAGTTACTCCAGCAATAGGATAGGTTTTAGTAATGTTATTAAGCTCTTTTTTTACCTTTCTAGGTTTTTTATTTTGCTGTTCTTTCACTTCTATTGCATTAAAATTCATTATGTTCCTCCTTATAATGCCGTGTAAACATTGCTATCACTGAATAGAATAATGAGGTAAGCTTCATAATTTTTCTTACCCCAAATATCCCTATTTGGTAAAAATAAATAGGCAGTGATTAGCGGAAAACCAATAACCATTAAAAATTTTACATATGGGTGTACCACTATTGAAAATAGCATTCCAATTGGAATGCTAATAATACTAATTAAAGCATCTACAAAAGAAATTTTTCCATACCCTGCTTTAACGTGTAAGGTTTGCGGAACTTCTATAACTCGTCTCATATTCATTTCTTATCTCTCCCTTTCATTTCTTTTACCGTATTACGTGAGACATCATAAATTCGGTTCGCTTTTTTCATTGTATTAGATTGATTTATTTGCGTTCTTTTATTATTAATACCTTGTCTGACAACATCTTGAACCGTGTCATCTTTACGCGACTGTTGTTGATTGCCACTTTCATTTTTCCCTTCATTCTGAGTAGATGATAGAGGCTGATGATTATCACTCTGACCGTCTTGTTCCGATAATGGTTGATGACCTCCTGTTTCTCCCCCTGGTTCAGATAGTGGGTTATGAGAGTCATTCTGACCACCTTGTTCTGACATTGGTTTTGACTGAGAGTCGTTTTGCTCTTTATTAGAACTAGAATCGTCTTTACTATTCAATGGATTAAGCGACTGTTCTTCATTATTACCAGTACTAGGTTTTGTCATTCCATTACCGTCTGATTTACCTCCTGTTTCTTTATTTGACAGTGGATTATCTTTTTCATCATTAGAAGATGTTGGATTTAGTGGTGTATCTTCTGTTCCACCATTATCTTTACTACCGCCACCTAGTGGAGAGTTTCCTTTCTTGTTCCCACCACTTAGGCCATCAAAAATACCTTTCATAGCTGAACCTCCATATAAGCCACCTTTACCAACATTTCCCATAGCACTAGCCGTTCCCGACACAGCACCTTTAACCGCATTTCCTGCACCTCTAACCATTGAACCGATACCGTCAGCACCTTGTTTCATAGCCATAAAGGTTTGAGCCATATTACCAGAACCACCTTCAATACCAAATATTTGTTCAATGAAATCTGGCCCTTGCATACAAAGAAAAGCTCCACCTAATTTAGCAATAATACTCCAGACTGCATTTAAGTCCTGGGCATTTATATATTGGAAGTAGATATTTAATACTGACTGCATAAAGAACATAAAATAGGCAACAATAAAAATAGCTTTTATTTTATCTAAAATCAGCATATTTCTTTTCCCACTATGTAAGTCAGTAAAAGCTGTCGCATTAAAAAAACCAAGCAATATAGCTTGATTTAAGGCGAGATATGAAAATTTAAACATAAAAAACAAAGCTATAAATAGGAAAATAAGTATTTCGGTTGTCATAATAAATGGGTGCCAGGAATATCTAAAGTATCCCTCGTCCATTCCAAAAAACTTAGAATCAAGCTTAGCTAAGACTTTCTCATTATTAATTTTGACCGTTTTTTTGGATAGTACATCTTTCCCTTTATCAGATAAAGGAGAGTTGTCAAAGAACCACCCACCAGTATCAACCACTTCACTCATGTCTATGTACCTTAAATCATCTTTGTTCTTAATATCATTAACAGGTACGTTAGGTTTACTCCAACCCTCTTTGTCTATTTTATAAACATCAGTAATATTGTTTTGAGCAATTGTAAGGGACGTTGGTGTTGTGGCCGTTTCAAAATCACGTCCTAGCTTAAATAGGTCAGCCCCATAAGCCATTAACATAGGGAGAGCTATCATCATTGAGATAGCAATTAATGTGTTATTTAGAATGGTATCGACTTCTCTCTTTTTAGTAGATGATAACTTATAAAAAAGAAACAAGATTCCGAGTCCTGCTAATGCCCAGGTCACAAATTCATATTTTGCAATAAAGGTTACAAATTCTTTACTTCTAAAAAAGTCCATCAAATTACTAACAGCTTTACCTCCAGAATCTAAAACATCAAGTAATTTTAATAGCTGATAAATAATAGACCAACCGATATCTCGTAAGACCGCAAACCAAAATTTAACAATATGGAGATCTTCTTGAAATTTAGTTTGCATAGAGATAATGTCACTATCTGAAAGGGCTGCTAATACTAATGTATTAGAACTAAAAAAAGAAGTTATTTGACTAATCATTGTCATCACTTCTTTCAAAAAGATGACCTATTTTAGCTTTGAGTACATTTCTTTCAGGTACATTTAAGAAGTGTGTCACTTGCTCTACATAAATAAACGACCTAAAATGCCTTAATTCTTCATCACTACAAAATTGAGTTACCATTTTAATCGCATATTCATAACCATCAGATGAAAGAACATCTTTTAATAATGTTTTTTGATACGTAATACTTTCTACTAATTCTGACATAATATTTACTTGTTCCTCCTCTTCATATATTTCTTCAGCTACACTGTTATCATCATCTTCTTCCATTTCTTCAATCTCATCTAAATCAGAAATAATGTCGGTTTTAAATGAAAAAGTAAATTTCTTCAAATCAATATCACCGTGGCCATCACCTAAATCAAGTTCACTTAAACTCTTATCATTTTTAAATCTATCAAATAAGTATTTATAGGCATGGACTAATGCCGTACCTTCTTTTAAATTCGCAAAAATAGGATACCCATCTATATCTTTTCCTTTTAGATCTTTTCTTTTTTTAGAACGAGTTAGAATAACTTCTCCCTCTTTTAAGTTATTTAGTTGATTTTCATTTAATAGAGAACGTTTATTTTCTTGTTCTCCATATGATTTATCTAAACTATCAGGAGAACCGTGTCTTGTCGTGACTATCTCCGTTGTATGCCCTATTTTCTTTTCAAATTTCGTATTATCATCTTCATCATCTGATAATATTAGTGTTTGATTTCCACAAGCAATTAAAATAGCTTTAGCCTTGTCTTTACCATAGTTATCAGATAATTGTGATTCTGATTGT encodes the following:
- a CDS encoding pLS20_p028 family conjugation system transmembrane protein, which produces MISQITSFFSSNTLVLAALSDSDIISMQTKFQEDLHIVKFWFAVLRDIGWSIIYQLLKLLDVLDSGGKAVSNLMDFFRSKEFVTFIAKYEFVTWALAGLGILFLFYKLSSTKKREVDTILNNTLIAISMMIALPMLMAYGADLFKLGRDFETATTPTSLTIAQNNITDVYKIDKEGWSKPNVPVNDIKNKDDLRYIDMSEVVDTGGWFFDNSPLSDKGKDVLSKKTVKINNEKVLAKLDSKFFGMDEGYFRYSWHPFIMTTEILIFLFIALFFMFKFSYLALNQAILLGFFNATAFTDLHSGKRNMLILDKIKAIFIVAYFMFFMQSVLNIYFQYINAQDLNAVWSIIAKLGGAFLCMQGPDFIEQIFGIEGGSGNMAQTFMAMKQGADGIGSMVRGAGNAVKGAVSGTASAMGNVGKGGLYGGSAMKGIFDGLSGGNKKGNSPLGGGSKDNGGTEDTPLNPTSSNDEKDNPLSNKETGGKSDGNGMTKPSTGNNEEQSLNPLNSKDDSSSNKEQNDSQSKPMSEQGGQNDSHNPLSEPGGETGGHQPLSEQDGQSDNHQPLSSTQNEGKNESGNQQQSRKDDTVQDVVRQGINNKRTQINQSNTMKKANRIYDVSRNTVKEMKGRDKK
- a CDS encoding ATPase, which gives rise to MNFNAIEVKEQQNKKPRKVKKELNNITKTYPIAGVTDKGYIKIKYQKAYLYLCIFETKKYDLFYLSDSEYDKVSQNYWNLHRNYLHCYKEVYMKFPEENKLQQDYFSYKIQESNNEGHLDALQFELDKLQRIEKNYSKMSSYPMIFGETEQELEDNIELITRLTQNVFSFEQVSLTTSIKILNLMNNTRESLPSSYELAEEEDRDLSFVKATQPIGGISFKNEAFNRHGDKYSACIQLVSKPTRFANFWINDLSSIEDTITIFDYGVDEGNDYGTVTSNSIEELLVNRRRASSQAEKDDIDTEIDLLRNLHMDILRNGEQVKNVFIRLYVSATTQIELEEKVQLISKKLELKGFTGRVGLNEQKDEYLAMFLPYQYQTSFKSQRKGLEFPSELLGIGVGFNQTSLCDPCGRYFGVTRSGGLTYFDMWHKDSIRMSYNMFLAGTMGSGKSTILKAILEDNWYKGNLIRGFAVNKEFDKLLVKRNGIKLSLDGTNGSINILQVYPSVTKEVDGREVVDVEQSFARHLSLLNVKLSLYKPDSSDDMLETFSVVCHDFYVEKGLWKNDNVDITNLEPEEYPLLEELLEYVYTLRNKEKDEFYLNIYNRIYSSLNHMVTTYPTIFNQHSSLRNTAEEQLVFFDLENLIDMDDNVFDVQFFSGLTLINSDLMANGQREKYANDNNLKHWFDIRRSVVIIDECHNTLNIDKPKAVKAVAKYMSEGRKFFMGIINATQFVERMFPNVSNVSDQSIARSGDTLKELVGLSQYKILLKQSDTSLSYIQKIFGKTYTEEELEMMPYFRTHKDTGSEGILSILGQENLHLSFQFTEEEIARYDGGA